The Chryseolinea soli genome contains a region encoding:
- a CDS encoding NAD(P)/FAD-dependent oxidoreductase: protein MKTVELSLRPEEAFDENTFPGILYQKLGLKNDGSVFVIPTKRSIDARSRQVVVRFQCDIVSPAEFKPPVSYVKDLPDVRGKDTVVVVGSGPAGLFAALRLVELGMRPVVLERGKDVQARRRDLAAINKEQTVNPESNYCFGEGGAGTYSDGKLYTRSKKRGDVRRILEILVAHGAKEEILYDAHPHIGTNKLPVLVAALRDSIREAGGEVLFNTRMTDLILEGDTIRGVITQTGEAIKGAAVILATGHSARDIFELLHRKNILIEAKPFALGVRVEHQQDLIDRVQYHCVDDRGPYLPASSYALVHQANVGGRERGVFSFCMCPGGFIVPAATAPGEVVVNGMSPSRRDSKFANSGIVVAVEEGDFREFQQHGPLAGLYFQASVERQACIAGGNTQQAPAQRLVDFVEGKVSASLLETSYQPGLTAADMSEVLPSFIFKALQDGFRNFGGKMKGYLTNDAQVVGVESRTSSPVKIPRDKETLEHPQVQGLFPCGEGAGYAGGIVSAAMDGERCAEAVVRKVKRT from the coding sequence ATGAAAACAGTAGAACTCTCCCTTCGCCCCGAAGAGGCCTTTGACGAAAATACTTTCCCCGGCATCCTGTACCAGAAGCTGGGCTTAAAAAATGACGGCAGCGTATTCGTAATTCCAACAAAGCGCTCTATCGACGCCCGGTCACGACAGGTCGTCGTCCGGTTTCAGTGCGATATTGTTTCCCCTGCGGAGTTTAAGCCCCCGGTCTCCTACGTGAAAGATTTGCCCGACGTGCGCGGGAAAGACACCGTTGTCGTCGTCGGGAGTGGCCCGGCGGGATTGTTTGCTGCTTTGCGGCTCGTGGAGTTGGGTATGCGACCCGTGGTGTTGGAGCGTGGAAAAGATGTGCAGGCCCGGCGTCGGGATCTGGCGGCGATCAACAAAGAACAAACGGTCAATCCGGAATCCAACTATTGTTTTGGCGAAGGAGGTGCGGGGACATACTCGGATGGCAAGTTGTACACGCGTTCAAAGAAGCGGGGAGATGTTCGAAGGATACTGGAGATCTTGGTCGCACACGGTGCAAAGGAAGAGATTTTATACGATGCCCATCCCCACATCGGCACCAACAAATTGCCGGTGTTGGTGGCCGCTTTGCGCGACAGCATTCGCGAGGCGGGTGGTGAAGTGTTGTTCAACACGCGAATGACCGACCTGATCCTGGAGGGCGACACAATTCGCGGCGTGATCACACAAACCGGCGAGGCTATAAAGGGCGCTGCGGTCATTCTCGCGACGGGTCACTCCGCACGCGACATCTTTGAATTGCTTCATCGCAAGAATATTCTCATCGAAGCAAAGCCTTTTGCCTTAGGCGTGCGGGTGGAGCATCAGCAGGATCTGATCGATCGCGTTCAGTACCATTGTGTGGATGATCGCGGACCCTATCTGCCGGCGTCGTCCTATGCCTTGGTGCACCAGGCTAACGTGGGTGGTCGCGAACGCGGTGTGTTCTCCTTCTGCATGTGCCCCGGGGGCTTCATCGTTCCGGCGGCGACGGCGCCTGGAGAGGTGGTGGTGAATGGCATGAGTCCCTCGCGACGCGACTCGAAATTTGCAAACTCGGGCATTGTGGTGGCCGTGGAGGAAGGTGACTTTCGTGAATTCCAACAACATGGGCCGTTGGCCGGGTTGTATTTTCAAGCTTCGGTGGAACGGCAGGCGTGCATTGCAGGAGGAAACACACAGCAAGCCCCGGCCCAACGGCTCGTGGACTTTGTGGAGGGGAAAGTGTCGGCATCGTTACTGGAAACGTCGTATCAACCGGGTCTGACCGCGGCCGACATGAGCGAAGTCTTGCCCTCTTTTATTTTTAAAGCGCTTCAGGATGGGTTCCGGAACTTTGGCGGTAAAATGAAGGGTTATCTCACTAACGACGCCCAGGTGGTGGGAGTGGAGAGCCGGACCTCGTCGCCGGTGAAGATTCCCCGCGACAAAGAAACGTTGGAACATCCGCAGGTGCAGGGACTTTTTCCCTGCGGCGAAGGAGCAGGCTATGCCGGCGGCATTGTGTCGGCTGCCATGGATGGCGAACGATGTGCCGAGGCCGTTGTTAGAAAAGTGAAGCGAACGTAA
- a CDS encoding CoA-binding protein, whose amino-acid sequence MSKKTVIIGATPNQGRYAYLAAGMLTEYDHEIVPMGIKTGEVFNKPILDLRAKPNVEGVDTVTLYIGPRHQPEWYDYILSLKPKRIIFNPGTENEEFEQRAEAEGVEALQACTLVLLRSHQF is encoded by the coding sequence ATGAGCAAGAAAACTGTGATCATCGGCGCCACCCCAAACCAAGGACGATATGCCTACCTCGCCGCGGGCATGCTAACCGAATATGACCACGAGATCGTGCCGATGGGCATAAAAACGGGAGAGGTGTTCAACAAACCGATCCTCGATCTCCGGGCGAAACCAAATGTGGAAGGCGTGGATACGGTGACACTTTACATTGGCCCCCGTCACCAGCCGGAGTGGTACGACTACATCCTGAGCCTGAAACCCAAGCGCATCATTTTCAATCCCGGCACGGAGAACGAAGAATTCGAGCAACGCGCCGAGGCGGAGGGTGTGGAAGCCCTGCAGGCCTGCACGCTGGTATTGCTCCGGTCGCATCAATTCTGA
- a CDS encoding two-component regulator propeller domain-containing protein, translated as MMDRIARLMLVAPGRRVGVWTLMLLLSLPFSTLAQKLRFDNYSLPQGLSQSTVVSLLQDRQGFLWIGTEDGLNRFDGYTFKIFRKDPQDTLHSIGGNFVWTIVEAPDGRLWIGHEGGISCYNPTLDAFEAYQVGDGSATVRTLVLAPDGKGLWLGTSGQGIFHFDMTTHVLTPYINGTKQNLGYNNILHIIPHGDGLLVGTRGGGLFLFSPDKKFRRPSFAQNDSTLLTANDVWRIVPQKDHYWLGTQKGLVELDANLNQVRHVPLARGEQPLQRVSSLLFESDESVWVACYGAGLVHFNPRTGSYSFSNHAGVDASSLANDLVFSLLLDRSQNLWVGTWVGGMSKLRKGHDNFINYSNDDIGTPSNFITAITSLPCGETETLFVGAYGAGMHTAVLNDAGNLAFKKYDPFPPTLSKSVDLINSFYPGATRLWIGTDHDGLVGIPLQAAGCLQKTNDIVHYDSRGDANTLSNGTVKAAVEEKNGDLWVVTVGGGANKIITREKFGQPGSVIHYLNDEKDPTSLSHNRVNTIFKDRGQNLWLATANGLNLVEGKGFKRFLQGKVITLFQSRNGKLYVGTEHGLYVNEATDGSFVFREEKLLAAQLINAIGEDTQGRLWITTNQGLFRFDPGAQAIIQFRSSDGLQSDEYNFNASTQTRTGHLAFGGVNGLTLLDPQRITLNPAKPPVVITSLKLDNKEVHVGAVRKDTLTLAKSLTETTVLSFQHDQNYLTFEFAALDFTNPSKNVYAYMLEGLDNQWITTGATNRSATYTNLDPGTYTLRVKAANNDGLWDETGRALTLIIHPPWWKTWYAYTFYVLVAAFLLWLARKFVIQRERWKTELQLGHIEVQKLKELDDFKSKFFANISHEFRTPLSLILGPTERLLAESNGTPTQDLVTIRNNGKSLLNLVNQMLDLSRIEAGNLPLQVSEVDIAYYLKIFAEAFHSMAQQQHLDLTVDIPPEPLHGYADVSFLEKMVNNLLSNAIKYTAQGGKIVVTVTSKGGYIALSVTDTGKGIAPDQLTRIFERFYRVHETSSVEGTGLGLALTRELVKTHKGEIRVESTPGKGSTFTILLPVTKSFYSPAEITAAPGEAEPVQREHHEVPSASGNGSDPNQLHPLLLIIEDNLELRAFIRSAFTDRFRILDAADGETGVKTAMSEIPDLIISDWMMPGMDGLEVCRRLKTSELTNHIPIILLTAKAGSDSRLQGLETGADEYLTKPFDLKELTIRANNLIEQRRVLRQKYTQNGRSLYKTVKATSADEKFLERLRATVEQHLPNSRFGVEDLSREMGLSRVQLYRKITALTNQSANEFLRTYRLERAADLLRQGVGNVSEVAFQVGFENPSYFTKTFREHFGKLPSEITKG; from the coding sequence ATGATGGATCGGATTGCCAGGTTGATGCTCGTTGCACCGGGACGACGCGTAGGCGTATGGACGCTGATGTTGCTGCTCAGTCTTCCCTTTTCCACGCTTGCCCAAAAGCTGCGCTTCGACAACTATTCCCTTCCCCAGGGACTCTCCCAAAGTACCGTAGTAAGCCTGTTACAGGACCGCCAGGGATTTCTGTGGATCGGCACCGAAGACGGCCTCAACCGATTTGACGGCTACACGTTCAAGATCTTTCGCAAAGATCCCCAAGACACCCTCCATAGCATCGGCGGCAATTTTGTGTGGACCATCGTAGAAGCACCCGACGGACGCTTGTGGATCGGCCATGAAGGCGGTATCTCCTGCTACAACCCCACGCTCGATGCCTTCGAAGCCTACCAGGTCGGCGACGGATCGGCAACGGTGCGCACACTGGTGTTGGCGCCCGATGGCAAAGGGCTTTGGCTCGGGACCTCGGGCCAGGGGATCTTTCACTTCGACATGACCACCCACGTGCTCACCCCCTATATCAACGGCACGAAACAGAACCTTGGTTATAACAATATCCTGCACATTATTCCACACGGCGACGGCCTGCTGGTGGGAACACGCGGCGGCGGGCTGTTTCTCTTTTCCCCGGATAAAAAATTTCGTCGCCCGTCGTTCGCCCAAAACGATTCCACGTTGCTCACGGCAAACGACGTGTGGAGGATTGTGCCTCAGAAAGATCACTATTGGTTGGGGACGCAGAAAGGCCTGGTGGAGCTGGACGCCAACCTAAACCAAGTCCGCCACGTTCCTCTGGCACGCGGCGAACAACCCCTGCAGCGCGTATCGTCGCTGTTGTTTGAGTCGGATGAGTCGGTTTGGGTTGCTTGTTATGGCGCGGGGCTTGTTCATTTCAATCCCCGGACGGGCAGCTATTCATTTTCCAATCACGCCGGGGTCGACGCTTCGTCGCTGGCCAACGACCTGGTCTTCTCACTGTTGTTGGATCGCTCTCAAAATCTCTGGGTGGGCACGTGGGTTGGTGGCATGAGCAAACTGCGCAAAGGCCACGACAACTTTATCAACTATTCCAACGACGACATCGGCACGCCATCCAATTTCATCACCGCCATCACCAGCCTTCCGTGTGGGGAGACCGAAACACTTTTCGTCGGGGCCTATGGCGCGGGCATGCACACTGCCGTCTTGAACGACGCTGGCAACCTGGCGTTCAAAAAGTATGATCCTTTCCCGCCCACATTAAGCAAATCAGTAGACCTCATCAATAGTTTCTACCCGGGCGCCACACGACTGTGGATCGGCACCGACCACGACGGCCTCGTAGGCATTCCTCTCCAGGCCGCCGGGTGTCTGCAAAAAACAAACGACATTGTGCACTATGACTCCCGGGGCGATGCCAATACCTTATCGAATGGGACCGTAAAAGCCGCCGTGGAGGAAAAGAACGGCGACCTCTGGGTGGTCACGGTCGGCGGCGGTGCGAACAAGATCATCACCCGCGAAAAATTTGGTCAGCCTGGGTCGGTCATTCATTATCTGAACGATGAAAAGGACCCGACATCGCTCAGCCACAACCGCGTCAACACCATTTTCAAAGACCGCGGACAAAACCTGTGGCTGGCCACGGCCAACGGCCTCAACCTCGTGGAGGGCAAAGGCTTCAAAAGATTTCTGCAAGGTAAGGTCATCACGCTTTTTCAAAGCCGCAACGGTAAGCTGTACGTCGGCACGGAGCATGGCCTCTACGTGAACGAGGCTACGGACGGATCTTTTGTGTTCCGGGAAGAGAAACTCCTGGCGGCGCAACTGATCAATGCCATTGGCGAGGATACACAGGGACGTTTGTGGATCACGACCAACCAAGGCCTTTTCCGTTTTGACCCTGGCGCCCAGGCCATCATTCAATTTCGCTCGAGCGACGGCCTGCAGAGCGACGAATACAACTTCAACGCCTCCACCCAAACCCGCACCGGACACCTGGCCTTTGGTGGCGTGAACGGACTCACCTTGCTCGACCCCCAACGGATCACCCTGAACCCGGCCAAGCCACCGGTCGTGATCACCTCTCTAAAACTCGACAACAAAGAGGTGCACGTCGGCGCTGTGAGAAAAGACACGCTCACTCTGGCGAAAAGTCTGACGGAAACCACGGTGCTGTCCTTTCAGCACGACCAAAACTATCTCACGTTCGAATTTGCTGCGCTCGACTTCACCAATCCTTCCAAAAATGTCTATGCCTATATGCTGGAGGGCCTCGACAACCAATGGATCACGACGGGGGCCACCAACCGTTCGGCCACCTACACCAACCTGGATCCCGGCACCTACACACTGCGTGTAAAAGCCGCCAACAATGATGGCCTGTGGGACGAGACCGGCAGAGCGCTCACCCTCATCATTCATCCACCGTGGTGGAAAACGTGGTATGCCTACACGTTCTATGTGCTGGTAGCCGCCTTCCTGTTGTGGCTCGCCCGCAAATTTGTTATCCAGCGCGAACGTTGGAAGACCGAACTGCAGCTGGGTCATATCGAGGTTCAGAAGTTAAAAGAGCTGGACGACTTCAAGTCGAAATTCTTCGCCAACATCTCCCACGAATTTCGCACGCCCCTCTCCCTTATCCTCGGTCCTACGGAAAGACTGCTCGCCGAATCCAACGGTACGCCCACGCAAGACCTGGTCACGATCCGCAACAACGGAAAGTCGCTGCTCAACCTCGTAAACCAGATGCTGGACTTGTCGCGCATCGAAGCCGGCAACCTGCCTTTGCAGGTGAGCGAAGTGGACATCGCCTATTACTTGAAAATATTTGCGGAAGCTTTTCACTCCATGGCGCAGCAACAGCACTTGGACCTGACCGTTGACATTCCCCCCGAACCCCTCCACGGTTATGCCGATGTCTCGTTCCTGGAAAAGATGGTGAACAACCTGCTCTCCAATGCGATCAAGTACACGGCACAGGGCGGAAAAATTGTGGTGACGGTCACTTCAAAAGGAGGGTATATCGCGTTGTCGGTGACCGACACGGGCAAGGGCATTGCACCGGACCAACTCACCCGGATCTTCGAGCGCTTTTACCGCGTGCACGAAACGTCGTCGGTAGAGGGCACCGGCCTGGGCCTGGCGTTGACGCGCGAGCTGGTGAAAACACACAAAGGCGAGATCAGGGTGGAAAGCACCCCCGGCAAAGGCTCGACATTTACCATCCTGTTGCCCGTGACCAAGTCGTTCTATTCCCCGGCGGAGATCACGGCTGCGCCGGGCGAGGCGGAGCCCGTGCAAAGAGAACATCACGAAGTTCCGTCCGCTTCCGGCAATGGCTCCGACCCAAACCAACTCCACCCGCTGTTGCTCATCATCGAAGACAACCTGGAATTGCGCGCCTTTATCCGCTCCGCTTTCACAGACCGCTTTCGCATCCTGGATGCTGCCGATGGCGAAACCGGAGTAAAAACAGCAATGAGCGAAATTCCAGACCTCATCATCAGCGACTGGATGATGCCCGGCATGGACGGTCTTGAAGTGTGCCGGCGCCTGAAAACTTCGGAACTGACCAATCACATTCCCATCATCCTATTGACCGCCAAAGCCGGCAGCGACTCCCGCCTTCAAGGCCTGGAGACGGGCGCCGACGAATACCTCACCAAACCCTTCGATCTCAAAGAGCTGACGATCCGCGCCAACAACCTCATCGAGCAACGCCGTGTGCTCCGTCAAAAATATACCCAGAATGGACGGTCGCTCTACAAGACGGTGAAGGCCACGTCGGCCGATGAAAAATTTCTCGAACGTTTGCGGGCCACCGTGGAGCAACATTTACCAAACTCCAGGTTTGGGGTGGAGGACTTGTCGCGCGAGATGGGCTTGAGTCGTGTGCAACTCTATCGCAAGATCACCGCCCTTACGAATCAGTCTGCCAACGAATTCCTGCGCACCTATCGCCTCGAGCGCGCGGCCGATTTGCTGCGGCAAGGCGTGGGAAATGTTTCGGAGGTCGCCTTCCAGGTGGGCTTTGAGAATCCATCCTATTTCACCAAAACTTTCCGTGAACATTTTGGAAAACTACCGTCCGAGATCACAAAAGGATAG
- a CDS encoding polyphosphate kinase 2 family protein, with the protein MDIKQFKVKPGSEVNLKSYPTGYDGKELNKERAGVLLEESRKQLAEVQDKLYAQNRYSVLIILQAMDAAGKDSAVKHIMSGFNPLGVQVHSFKTPTKTELDHNYLWRHNLALPPRGEIAIHNRSHYENVLVTRVHPEYILNENIPGIDSVDKIKKSFWEDRLEQINAFEKSLAENGTVILKFFLHLSKKEQRKRFLERIDDPSKNWKFEMGDIRERGYWDDYQRYYEEAIGATSKKHAPWFIIPADDKWYTRLAIATIIHDQFEDLSIHYPTLTDTEKADLQKARAQLVNEA; encoded by the coding sequence ATGGACATCAAACAATTCAAAGTGAAACCCGGTAGCGAAGTGAACCTTAAAAGCTACCCCACCGGCTATGATGGCAAGGAATTGAACAAGGAGCGCGCCGGCGTGCTGCTGGAAGAGAGCCGCAAGCAATTGGCGGAAGTGCAGGATAAATTATATGCCCAGAATCGCTACAGCGTGCTGATCATTTTGCAGGCCATGGACGCCGCAGGCAAAGACAGCGCCGTGAAGCACATCATGTCGGGCTTCAATCCGTTGGGCGTGCAGGTGCACAGTTTCAAGACCCCTACAAAAACGGAGCTGGACCATAACTATTTGTGGCGCCACAACCTGGCTTTGCCGCCCCGGGGAGAAATTGCCATTCACAACCGCTCACATTATGAGAACGTGCTGGTCACGCGGGTACACCCGGAATATATCCTGAACGAAAATATCCCAGGCATCGACAGCGTGGACAAAATCAAGAAGTCGTTTTGGGAAGACCGCCTGGAACAGATCAATGCTTTTGAAAAAAGCCTGGCCGAGAACGGCACGGTGATCCTCAAGTTCTTCCTGCACCTCTCCAAGAAAGAACAAAGGAAGCGGTTCCTCGAACGCATCGACGATCCCTCCAAAAACTGGAAGTTTGAAATGGGCGATATCCGCGAACGCGGGTACTGGGATGACTATCAGCGTTATTACGAGGAAGCGATCGGTGCCACATCCAAAAAACATGCACCCTGGTTCATCATTCCGGCCGATGACAAATGGTATACACGACTGGCCATTGCCACGATCATCCACGATCAGTTCGAAGACCTCAGCATTCACTATCCGACCTTGACCGACACTGAAAAAGCAGACCTCCAAAAGGCGCGTGCCCAACTGGTTAACGAAGCTTGA
- the gyrB gene encoding DNA topoisomerase (ATP-hydrolyzing) subunit B produces the protein MSEVKDKVPADYSANNIQVLEGLEAVRKRPAMYIGDVGVKGLHHLVWEVVDNSIDEALGGYCDDIKVFVLEDNSIQVDDNGRGIPTDMHEKEKRSALEVVMTVLHAGGKFDKNTYKVSGGLHGVGVSCVNALSEMLHVTVYRDGKMFEQEYERGGPKYPVRVVSDSDRRGTTVRFLPDKQIFPITEYNYETIATRLRELSFLNPGIRITLTDLRDKDEQGVAKNDVFFSEGGLREFVEYIDSTREKLIAQPIYIESDKGEIPIQVAMSYNTSYTENLVSYVNNINTHEGGTHVAGFRRALTRTLKAYADKSGLLEKVKLDISGDDFREGLTSVISVKVAEPQFEGQTKTKLGNSDVMGAVDAAVGEVLQYYLEEHPREAKLIVNKVILAAQARHAARKAREMVQRKNVLSGTGLPGKLADCSSTDPSICELYLVEGDSAGGSAKQGRNRNYQAILPLRGKILNVEKAQEHRIYDNEEIKNMITALGVTFGTPEDEKGLNMNKLRYHKIIIMTDADVDGSHIRTLILTFFFRYMKDLIENGYVYIALPPLYLVKKGREERYCWTEEEREAIVKELAAGGKEDSVGVQRYKGLGEMNPEQLWSTTMDPSKRSLKQVSIESAAEADHLFSMLMGDEVAPRREFIEKNAKYARVDI, from the coding sequence ATGAGTGAAGTAAAAGACAAAGTACCCGCTGATTACTCAGCCAATAATATTCAGGTTTTAGAAGGTTTGGAGGCGGTGCGAAAAAGACCCGCCATGTACATTGGAGATGTGGGCGTGAAAGGGCTTCATCACCTGGTTTGGGAGGTGGTAGACAACTCGATCGATGAAGCGCTGGGCGGCTATTGCGACGATATTAAAGTGTTCGTTCTGGAGGACAATTCCATACAGGTTGACGACAACGGCCGGGGCATTCCCACCGATATGCACGAGAAGGAGAAGCGTTCGGCCCTGGAAGTGGTTATGACGGTTCTTCACGCCGGTGGTAAATTCGATAAGAATACGTACAAGGTTTCTGGCGGTTTGCATGGCGTGGGTGTTTCCTGCGTGAACGCATTGTCCGAAATGCTGCACGTGACGGTATATCGCGACGGCAAGATGTTTGAGCAGGAATACGAGCGAGGCGGCCCCAAATACCCTGTGCGGGTAGTAAGTGATTCGGATCGCCGCGGCACTACGGTGCGTTTCTTGCCCGATAAACAGATCTTCCCCATCACGGAATACAACTACGAAACCATTGCCACCCGCTTGCGCGAGCTTTCGTTCCTCAACCCGGGTATCCGTATCACGCTGACCGATTTGCGTGATAAAGACGAACAAGGCGTGGCGAAGAACGATGTGTTCTTTTCTGAAGGTGGTCTGCGCGAGTTTGTGGAATACATTGACTCGACCCGCGAAAAGCTTATTGCCCAGCCCATTTACATCGAGAGCGATAAGGGCGAGATCCCCATTCAGGTGGCTATGAGCTATAACACCAGCTACACCGAAAACCTGGTGTCATATGTGAACAACATCAACACGCACGAGGGAGGTACCCACGTGGCCGGCTTCCGCCGTGCGCTTACCCGCACGTTGAAGGCCTATGCCGACAAGTCGGGTCTGCTGGAAAAAGTAAAGCTCGATATCAGCGGTGACGACTTCCGCGAGGGACTGACGTCCGTTATCTCGGTAAAAGTGGCTGAACCTCAATTCGAAGGCCAAACCAAGACCAAGCTCGGCAACTCCGACGTGATGGGCGCGGTAGACGCGGCGGTGGGAGAGGTGCTCCAGTATTATCTGGAAGAACATCCCCGCGAAGCCAAACTGATCGTCAACAAAGTAATTCTCGCAGCTCAGGCACGTCATGCGGCGCGCAAAGCCCGTGAAATGGTGCAGCGTAAGAACGTGTTATCTGGCACGGGCCTTCCCGGCAAGCTGGCCGACTGTTCCAGCACAGACCCCAGCATCTGCGAATTGTACCTCGTGGAGGGTGATTCCGCCGGCGGCTCGGCTAAGCAAGGCCGTAACCGGAATTATCAGGCCATCCTGCCCCTGCGCGGTAAGATCTTGAACGTGGAGAAGGCGCAAGAGCACCGCATCTACGACAATGAGGAAATCAAGAACATGATCACCGCCCTCGGCGTTACCTTCGGGACCCCCGAAGACGAGAAGGGCCTGAACATGAACAAGCTGCGCTACCACAAGATCATCATCATGACCGATGCTGACGTGGATGGCAGCCACATCCGGACCCTGATTCTGACGTTCTTTTTCCGGTATATGAAGGACCTGATCGAGAACGGCTACGTGTATATCGCATTACCCCCCCTGTACCTCGTCAAGAAAGGCCGCGAAGAACGGTATTGCTGGACCGAGGAAGAACGCGAGGCGATTGTGAAAGAGCTGGCCGCCGGCGGCAAAGAAGATTCCGTAGGCGTGCAACGCTACAAAGGTTTGGGTGAAATGAACCCCGAACAGTTGTGGAGCACCACGATGGACCCTTCCAAGCGGTCGCTCAAGCAAGTGAGCATTGAATCTGCCGCCGAAGCCGACCACTTATTCTCCATGCTCATGGGCGATGAAGTGGCACCGCGCAGAGAATTCATTGAGAAAAATGCGAAGTACGCCCGCGTTGATATTTAA
- the ppk1 gene encoding polyphosphate kinase 1 gives MEDSIVTTERIVQQIEESNYISRDLSWLKFNYRVLDQARHTDRSIFDRLKFLSITASNLDEFCTIRLGSLYNYIDYGKERFDYNGLREEPFRRLLLLETQRFYKDQNEYYVEHLKPYFAQNGFVIAPYRELSVEDTQRVNDYFSKTIFPMLTPMVFDSYHTFPLLMNNRLLFGVVTKSPNENQTQQRVSFMQVPQNLPRFYELEGDGLIKFVPIEEIIRNNVHHLFRNVEIVSTNLFRINRNGDFTLEESEDIESNFLEDLKRKLKTRRSGRVVRLEVEAGADPWMIRMLKIQWDLDEHNIFYAPHESMVEFSGLLQIIGHKEFKAKRVHPPDPIKPLNFPEHGSRDLFEVLKERDILLHHPYNSMEPVLDLLEKAADDPYVLSIKITIYRVARDSRITSALLRAAENGKHVAVLFEVKARFDEENNLREAQRLQKAGCFVIYGVGNLKTHTKLLLIVRKEGEDKVYRYVHLSSGNYNEATSRFYVDIGLLTTKEVYANDVSEFFNVITGHSQPSTYRNLITSPRDMRIQLCNLVKREAENARNGIQSGIVIKLNSFQDKELIDELYEASKAGVPIKLIVRGMCCLRPGRKGLSENIQVVSIVGEYLEHSRIYYFHNDNNPKVYIGSADAMVRSFDRRIESLFLLDEEILKKQAVNNLRFNLKDNINAYVMQEDGTYVKKELDGQPPFNIHKEFYHITKEIVMGAKLF, from the coding sequence ATGGAGGATTCGATCGTAACGACCGAAAGGATCGTACAGCAAATAGAGGAGAGTAACTACATCAGCCGCGACCTGAGCTGGCTGAAGTTCAACTATCGTGTGCTCGACCAGGCCAGGCACACCGACCGCAGCATTTTCGACCGGTTGAAGTTCCTGTCCATCACGGCCTCCAACCTCGATGAGTTTTGCACGATCCGCCTCGGAAGCCTTTACAACTACATTGATTATGGCAAAGAGCGTTTCGACTACAACGGCCTGCGGGAAGAGCCTTTCCGCAGACTGTTGTTGTTGGAAACACAGCGCTTTTATAAAGACCAGAATGAATACTACGTCGAACACCTGAAGCCATACTTTGCACAAAATGGTTTTGTGATCGCGCCCTACCGCGAATTGTCGGTGGAAGACACACAACGGGTGAACGACTATTTCAGCAAGACCATCTTTCCCATGCTCACGCCGATGGTCTTCGACAGCTACCACACCTTCCCGCTGCTGATGAACAACAGGCTGCTGTTTGGCGTGGTCACCAAAAGCCCCAACGAAAACCAGACCCAGCAACGGGTCTCGTTCATGCAGGTGCCCCAGAACCTCCCGCGCTTTTATGAGCTGGAAGGGGATGGGCTCATCAAGTTTGTACCCATCGAAGAGATCATCCGGAATAATGTTCACCACCTCTTCCGCAACGTAGAGATCGTGAGCACCAACCTGTTTCGTATCAATCGCAACGGCGACTTCACCTTGGAGGAAAGCGAAGACATCGAGTCCAATTTTCTCGAGGACCTGAAGCGCAAATTAAAAACCCGCCGCTCCGGCCGTGTCGTAAGACTGGAAGTGGAGGCGGGTGCCGACCCCTGGATGATCCGCATGCTGAAGATCCAGTGGGACCTCGACGAGCATAATATTTTCTATGCGCCACACGAAAGCATGGTCGAGTTCTCGGGATTGCTCCAGATCATCGGGCATAAAGAATTTAAAGCCAAGCGCGTCCATCCGCCGGACCCCATCAAGCCCCTGAACTTTCCCGAGCACGGCTCGCGCGATTTGTTCGAGGTATTGAAAGAGCGCGACATCCTGCTGCACCACCCCTACAACTCCATGGAGCCGGTGCTGGACCTGTTGGAGAAAGCCGCCGACGACCCGTATGTGCTCTCCATCAAAATTACGATTTACCGGGTGGCCCGCGATTCGCGGATCACATCGGCCCTGTTGCGCGCTGCTGAAAATGGCAAACACGTGGCCGTATTATTCGAAGTGAAAGCCCGCTTCGACGAGGAGAATAACCTGCGCGAAGCCCAACGCCTGCAAAAGGCCGGTTGCTTTGTGATCTATGGCGTGGGCAACCTGAAGACCCACACCAAGTTGTTGCTCATCGTCCGCAAAGAAGGTGAAGACAAGGTCTATCGCTATGTCCATCTCTCCAGCGGCAACTACAATGAAGCGACGTCGCGCTTTTATGTAGACATCGGCCTGCTCACCACCAAGGAGGTATACGCCAACGATGTGTCCGAATTCTTCAACGTTATCACCGGCCACTCACAGCCGTCGACCTACCGGAACCTTATCACCTCACCCCGCGATATGCGCATTCAATTGTGCAACCTGGTGAAGCGCGAGGCCGAGAATGCACGTAATGGCATTCAGTCGGGTATTGTCATCAAGCTGAACTCCTTCCAGGACAAAGAGCTTATCGATGAATTATACGAAGCGTCCAAGGCAGGCGTGCCGATTAAACTGATCGTACGCGGCATGTGCTGTCTTCGTCCTGGCCGCAAAGGGCTCAGCGAAAATATCCAGGTAGTCTCTATCGTAGGGGAATATCTCGAACATTCCCGCATCTATTATTTTCACAACGACAACAATCCCAAAGTCTACATCGGCAGTGCCGACGCCATGGTGCGCAGCTTTGACCGCCGGATCGAATCGCTGTTTTTACTGGATGAAGAAATCCTCAAAAAACAAGCCGTCAACAACCTGCGCTTCAACCTCAAGGACAACATCAACGCCTACGTCATGCAGGAAGACGGAACCTACGTGAAAAAAGAACTGGACGGCCAGCCGCCCTTTAATATTCACAAAGAATTCTATCACATCACGAAGGAAATTGTGATGGGAGCGAAGTTGTTTTAA